A genomic window from Flintibacter sp. KGMB00164 includes:
- a CDS encoding HAMP domain-containing sensor histidine kinase, translating to MVLDLLLAGMALCGLILYGENRCADVAALVEERGVPTQDALAWMEASDYTITLLDGEPTGYPVPVFAWLPIREETVDGLRLWDLSHYYQIQMPSETTPYAITVNLTGIFQTLYWAGVVVLVFQGIFLLTSLFGNNRSIRKVLRPLQDLAATASRLSSMTHMSRQELEALAGELEKINAKHLDSRIDLPATQKELRSLAQSINAMLERINRAYSAQARFVSDASHELRTPIAVIQGYAALLDRWGKDDPEALQESISAIRSEAKSMEELVEQLLFLARGDNDTQPVKPSLFDLSALAGEVLREEEMICPDRVFLPRWGEEPVPVRADQGLIKQVMRILMDNAIKYSPPGSRIYLRLSTQERYARLTVQDEGDGIPPDSIPHIFERFYRTDQSRDRKTGGTGLGLSIARWIVERHEGWFEVVSRPGVGTRISFLLPLAPPEQEAG from the coding sequence GTGGTGCTGGACCTGCTGCTGGCCGGTATGGCTCTGTGCGGGCTGATCCTCTACGGAGAAAACCGCTGTGCCGATGTGGCCGCCCTGGTGGAGGAGCGGGGCGTCCCCACCCAGGACGCCCTGGCCTGGATGGAGGCCAGCGACTACACCATCACTCTTTTGGACGGGGAGCCCACAGGCTACCCGGTGCCCGTTTTCGCCTGGCTCCCCATCCGTGAGGAGACCGTCGACGGTCTGCGGCTTTGGGACTTAAGCCACTATTACCAGATTCAGATGCCCAGCGAGACCACCCCCTACGCCATCACGGTCAACCTGACCGGCATCTTCCAGACCTTGTACTGGGCGGGAGTTGTGGTGCTGGTGTTTCAGGGCATCTTCCTGCTCACCAGCCTGTTTGGCAACAACCGCTCCATCCGCAAGGTGCTGCGCCCCCTTCAGGATCTGGCTGCCACCGCCTCCCGCCTCAGCTCCATGACCCACATGTCCCGCCAGGAGCTGGAGGCTCTGGCCGGGGAGCTGGAGAAGATCAACGCCAAGCATCTGGACAGCCGCATCGATCTGCCCGCCACCCAAAAGGAGCTGCGCTCTCTGGCTCAGTCCATCAACGCCATGCTGGAGCGCATCAACCGGGCTTACAGCGCCCAGGCCCGCTTCGTCTCCGATGCCAGCCACGAGCTGCGCACCCCAATCGCCGTCATCCAGGGCTACGCCGCCCTGCTGGACCGCTGGGGCAAGGACGACCCGGAGGCCCTGCAGGAGTCCATCAGCGCTATCCGCTCCGAGGCCAAGTCCATGGAGGAGCTGGTGGAGCAGCTCCTGTTCCTGGCCCGGGGAGACAACGACACCCAGCCGGTGAAACCCAGTCTGTTTGATCTGTCCGCTCTGGCCGGCGAGGTACTGCGGGAGGAAGAGATGATTTGCCCCGACCGGGTGTTCCTGCCCCGATGGGGAGAAGAGCCGGTCCCAGTGCGGGCCGACCAGGGACTGATCAAGCAGGTCATGCGCATTTTAATGGACAACGCCATCAAATACAGCCCCCCGGGCAGCCGGATCTATCTGCGTCTCTCCACCCAGGAGCGCTATGCCCGTCTCACCGTACAGGATGAGGGAGACGGCATTCCTCCCGACAGCATCCCCCACATCTTTGAGCGCTTTTACCGGACCGACCAGTCCCGGGACCGGAAAACCGGGGGCACCGGGCTGGGTCTGTCCATTGCCCGCTGGATCGTGGAGCGCCACGAGGGATGGTTTGAAGTGGTCTCCCGCCCCGGTGTGGGTACCCGCATCTCCTTTTTACTGCCTCTGGCGCCGCCGGAACAGGAGGCAGGATAA
- a CDS encoding DUF6512 family protein: MVYEKKQLLLAFVLAVLAGAGLHFVYGLCPNGVTALFSPVNESIWEHTKILFWPYLAAAVWLTWGRPTGLRPWLLTGVGICLAMLAVGYLLHVVLGWNSLAADLVLYGVLMALGFWLPTRMAGPFQGLRWHLPALLAALLVAAMVWFTFCPPQGALFTDFSQESGQQMK, encoded by the coding sequence ATGGTGTATGAAAAAAAGCAGCTGCTCCTGGCCTTTGTGCTGGCGGTACTGGCAGGAGCGGGACTGCACTTTGTCTACGGGCTGTGTCCCAACGGGGTCACAGCCCTGTTTTCACCGGTGAACGAGAGTATTTGGGAGCACACCAAAATTTTATTCTGGCCCTATCTGGCGGCGGCGGTGTGGCTCACCTGGGGAAGGCCCACCGGCCTGCGCCCCTGGCTGCTGACGGGAGTGGGGATCTGCCTGGCCATGTTGGCGGTGGGATACCTGCTCCATGTGGTGCTGGGCTGGAACAGCCTAGCAGCGGACCTGGTGCTGTACGGCGTGCTGATGGCTCTGGGCTTCTGGCTGCCCACCCGCATGGCCGGACCGTTCCAGGGCCTGCGGTGGCATTTGCCTGCTCTATTGGCGGCGCTGCTGGTGGCGGCCATGGTGTGGTTTACATTCTGCCCGCCTCAGGGAGCTTTGTTTACTGATTTCTCCCAGGAGAGCGGGCAGCAAATGAAGTAG
- a CDS encoding GIY-YIG nuclease family protein has translation MWYVYLLRCADDTLYAGCTNDPPRRLQQHNAGQGAKYTRSRRPVSLVYLEQAGDHGQALRREAALKRLTRKEKLALIAAAPPLPDSLIPTEKKTP, from the coding sequence ATGTGGTATGTCTATCTGCTGCGCTGCGCCGACGACACCCTGTACGCCGGCTGCACCAACGATCCCCCGCGCCGCCTTCAGCAGCATAACGCCGGGCAGGGCGCCAAGTATACCCGCTCCCGCCGTCCGGTCTCCCTGGTCTATCTGGAGCAGGCCGGGGACCACGGCCAGGCCCTGCGCCGGGAGGCCGCCTTAAAGCGCCTCACCCGCAAGGAGAAACTGGCCCTGATCGCCGCCGCGCCCCCTCTTCCCGACTCACTTATACCCACTGAAAAAAAGACGCCTTAG
- the trkA gene encoding Trk system potassium transporter TrkA produces the protein MKIIIIGTGKVGFSLAEQLLNEKHDITIVDTQDSALRRATDALDIMSVKGNGVSTDTLREAGAEDADLLVAATNSDEVNMVCCLTAKHLGAKYTIARIRNPEYNLGLHELKKNMGIDMVINPENATAVEISRLLRFPSAANIETFCRGRVELMGFRLQEGDFLVNQPLHALSAQVKQLSLLVCAVDRDGEVTIPNGSFVPQVGDKLYLIGRPTSLDQFFRLLGRYSPKVKTVFIVGGGKISVYLTAILEKMKMRVKIVELSEKRCRLVSEMMPRTTVICGDGTDQELLESERMSAADAFVALTDRDEDNLIISLYAMQQGMHKVVTKCNRQNYTGIARAVGLDSVISPKLITAAQILQLVRGMQNSQGSVMNTLYRIADGKTEAMEFTVGSSTRHLNVPLRDLHLHKGILIAVIMRDGEIIIPEGSSCIQEGDSVIIISRDRPIQDLNDIYAEEDASFLLTGGKDEH, from the coding sequence GTGAAAATCATCATTATAGGCACCGGAAAAGTCGGTTTTTCTCTGGCGGAGCAGCTTTTGAACGAAAAGCATGACATTACCATCGTGGATACCCAGGACAGCGCCCTGCGCCGCGCTACCGACGCGCTGGACATTATGAGCGTCAAGGGCAACGGCGTATCCACCGACACCCTGCGGGAAGCGGGAGCAGAGGACGCCGACCTGCTGGTGGCTGCCACCAACTCCGACGAGGTGAACATGGTCTGCTGTCTCACCGCCAAGCACCTGGGAGCCAAGTACACCATCGCCCGCATCCGCAACCCGGAGTATAACCTGGGTCTGCACGAGCTGAAAAAGAACATGGGCATCGATATGGTCATCAACCCGGAAAACGCCACGGCGGTGGAAATCTCCCGCCTGCTGCGCTTCCCCTCGGCGGCCAACATTGAGACCTTCTGCCGCGGCCGGGTAGAGCTGATGGGCTTTCGCCTGCAGGAGGGGGACTTCCTGGTCAACCAGCCCCTCCACGCCCTGTCTGCCCAGGTCAAGCAGCTCTCCCTGCTGGTGTGTGCCGTAGACCGGGACGGCGAGGTCACCATCCCCAACGGCTCCTTTGTGCCCCAAGTGGGGGACAAGCTTTATCTCATCGGCCGCCCCACCAGCCTGGACCAGTTCTTCCGCCTGCTGGGCCGGTACAGCCCCAAGGTAAAGACGGTATTCATTGTGGGTGGAGGCAAGATCTCGGTGTACCTCACCGCCATTCTGGAAAAGATGAAGATGCGGGTCAAGATCGTGGAGCTGAGCGAAAAGCGCTGCCGTCTGGTCAGCGAGATGATGCCCCGCACCACCGTGATCTGCGGCGACGGCACCGATCAGGAGCTGCTGGAGTCTGAGCGCATGTCTGCCGCCGACGCCTTTGTCGCCCTCACCGACCGAGATGAGGACAACCTGATCATCTCCCTGTACGCCATGCAGCAGGGCATGCACAAGGTAGTCACCAAGTGTAACCGCCAGAACTATACCGGCATTGCCCGGGCTGTGGGTCTGGACAGCGTCATCTCCCCCAAGCTTATCACCGCCGCCCAGATCCTTCAGCTGGTGCGCGGCATGCAGAACTCCCAGGGCAGCGTGATGAACACCCTCTACCGCATTGCCGACGGTAAGACTGAGGCCATGGAGTTTACCGTTGGCTCCTCCACCCGCCATCTCAATGTGCCCCTGCGGGATCTGCACCTGCACAAGGGCATCCTCATCGCCGTCATCATGCGGGACGGCGAGATCATCATCCCCGAAGGTTCCTCCTGCATCCAGGAGGGTGATTCGGTCATTATCATCTCCCGTGACCGGCCCATCCAGGATCTCAATGACATCTATGCCGAGGAGGACGCAAGCTTTCTCCTGACTGGAGGCAAGGATGAACATTAA
- a CDS encoding ubiquitin encodes MEITLEQVERLREKADVSYGQAKQALEYSGGNLLDALIYLEEQGAIPRPQGAYYSTRNETPPPPPSQEELAPLGEKTDGTEKRKKKKFKGMGVKVVSGKTLFGTLRRWLIDNELEIWRRGQPVTSLPILVLIVLVLFAPWVSLPLLLLGLFFGFRYQISGPDLEDETINGVMGSVADTAADLGRQVMEELKNQHDKYNNRKK; translated from the coding sequence ATGGAAATTACCCTGGAGCAGGTGGAACGCCTGCGTGAAAAAGCCGACGTGTCCTACGGCCAGGCCAAGCAGGCCCTGGAGTACAGCGGCGGCAATCTGTTGGACGCCCTGATCTATCTGGAGGAGCAGGGCGCCATTCCCCGTCCCCAGGGGGCCTACTACTCCACACGAAATGAAACGCCTCCGCCGCCGCCCTCCCAGGAGGAGTTGGCCCCTCTGGGGGAGAAAACGGACGGGACGGAAAAACGAAAGAAAAAGAAGTTTAAGGGCATGGGGGTGAAGGTAGTCAGCGGCAAGACCCTGTTCGGAACCCTGCGCCGCTGGCTCATTGACAATGAGCTGGAGATCTGGCGGCGGGGCCAGCCGGTGACCTCTCTGCCCATTTTGGTGCTGATCGTACTGGTGCTCTTTGCTCCCTGGGTCTCGCTGCCCCTGCTGCTTCTGGGCCTGTTTTTCGGCTTCCGGTATCAGATCTCCGGCCCGGATCTGGAGGACGAGACCATCAACGGCGTGATGGGCAGTGTGGCCGATACCGCCGCCGACTTGGGCCGCCAAGTGATGGAAGAGCTGAAAAACCAGCACGATAAGTATAACAACCGTAAAAAATAA
- a CDS encoding sodium-translocating pyrophosphatase — protein MENLYWLGFAGALAALLFALQQKGRVMSYSEGTPAMQKIAGAIRSGANAYLKHQYATVAKVFAVVFVLLLVMAFGTGGQMLSRFTPFAFLTGGIWSMLAGLVGMKIATNANARTAQAASESLNRGLRVAFSSGCVMGFTVVGLGLLDISLWFVILRLGAGIDDPVTLGNIMVMNGMGASFMALFARVGGGIYTKAADVGADLVGKVEAGIPEDDPRNPATIADNVGDNVGDVAGMGADLYESYVGSILATFALGASAGYGWNGLILPILLAVCGILCSIVGSFFVKTEENASQKSLLRSLRTGTYLAAALSAIAAAPLTYFLLGHWGVYVAILAGLAGGCAIGYFTEYYTSDTYKPTQRLAAASETGAATVIIGGISLGMLSTIASILVVAIAILVSFYAAGGASSFNQGLYGIGIAAVGMLSTLGITLATDAYGPVADNAGGIAEMSGLPESVRERTDALDSLGNTTAATGKGFAIGSASLTALALLVSYVNIVQTKTPEVLDLTLTNPLMLVGLFIGAMLTFVFSALTMNAVQTAAQSIVVEVRRQFKEIAGIMEHETDPDYASCVALCTKGALREMVVPALLAIVVPILTGLILGPIGVVGLLGGVSVTGFAMAVFMSNAGGAWDNAKKYIEAGHHGGKGSDCHKAAVVGDTVGDPFKDTSGPSLNILIKLVSTVSIVFSGLVVAFHIL, from the coding sequence ATGGAGAACCTGTACTGGCTGGGCTTTGCGGGCGCACTGGCTGCCCTCCTGTTTGCTCTGCAGCAAAAGGGGCGGGTCATGTCCTATTCGGAAGGGACCCCCGCTATGCAAAAAATTGCCGGGGCCATCCGCTCCGGCGCCAATGCCTACCTCAAGCACCAGTACGCCACGGTGGCCAAGGTCTTTGCCGTGGTCTTTGTTCTGCTGCTGGTTATGGCCTTCGGCACGGGCGGACAGATGCTCTCCCGATTCACTCCCTTTGCCTTTCTGACCGGCGGCATCTGGTCCATGCTGGCCGGTCTGGTGGGCATGAAAATTGCCACCAATGCCAACGCACGCACCGCCCAGGCCGCCAGCGAGAGCCTGAACCGGGGACTGCGGGTGGCCTTCTCCTCGGGCTGTGTCATGGGCTTTACTGTGGTGGGCCTGGGACTGCTGGACATCTCCCTGTGGTTTGTCATCCTGCGCCTGGGGGCCGGGATCGACGACCCGGTGACTCTGGGCAATATCATGGTGATGAACGGCATGGGCGCCTCCTTTATGGCTCTGTTCGCCCGGGTGGGCGGAGGCATCTACACCAAAGCTGCCGACGTAGGCGCTGACCTGGTAGGCAAGGTGGAGGCGGGTATCCCGGAGGACGACCCCCGCAACCCCGCCACCATTGCGGACAACGTGGGCGACAACGTGGGCGACGTGGCCGGCATGGGCGCTGACCTGTACGAGTCCTACGTGGGCTCCATCCTGGCCACTTTCGCTCTGGGCGCCAGCGCCGGCTACGGCTGGAATGGGCTGATTTTGCCCATCCTGCTGGCGGTGTGCGGCATTTTGTGCTCCATCGTGGGCAGCTTCTTCGTAAAAACCGAAGAGAACGCCTCCCAGAAATCCCTGCTGCGCTCCCTGCGCACCGGCACCTATCTGGCCGCTGCTCTCTCCGCCATCGCCGCCGCTCCCCTCACCTATTTCCTGCTGGGCCACTGGGGCGTCTATGTGGCCATTCTGGCCGGACTGGCCGGGGGCTGCGCCATCGGCTACTTCACCGAATATTACACCTCCGACACCTATAAGCCCACCCAGCGGCTGGCTGCCGCCTCCGAGACCGGCGCGGCCACCGTGATTATCGGCGGCATCTCTCTGGGAATGCTGTCCACCATTGCCTCCATCTTGGTGGTGGCTATCGCCATCCTGGTCAGCTTCTACGCCGCCGGGGGAGCCTCCTCCTTTAACCAGGGGCTCTACGGCATCGGAATCGCCGCCGTGGGCATGCTGTCCACCCTGGGTATCACCCTGGCCACTGACGCCTACGGCCCCGTGGCCGACAATGCGGGCGGCATTGCCGAGATGTCCGGCCTGCCCGAGTCCGTCCGGGAGCGTACCGACGCACTGGACTCTCTGGGCAACACCACCGCCGCCACCGGCAAGGGCTTTGCCATCGGCTCGGCCTCCCTCACCGCCCTAGCCCTGCTGGTGTCCTATGTGAACATCGTGCAGACCAAGACCCCCGAGGTACTGGACCTCACCCTCACCAACCCTCTGATGCTGGTGGGGCTCTTCATCGGAGCCATGCTTACCTTTGTCTTCTCCGCACTCACCATGAACGCAGTGCAGACTGCCGCCCAGTCCATCGTGGTAGAGGTACGCCGCCAGTTTAAGGAAATCGCGGGCATCATGGAACATGAAACCGACCCGGACTACGCCTCCTGCGTGGCTCTATGCACCAAGGGCGCGCTGCGGGAGATGGTAGTCCCCGCCCTGTTGGCCATTGTGGTCCCCATCCTCACCGGCCTTATCCTGGGCCCCATCGGCGTGGTGGGTCTGCTGGGCGGCGTGTCGGTGACCGGCTTTGCCATGGCGGTGTTCATGTCCAACGCGGGCGGCGCCTGGGACAACGCGAAAAAGTACATCGAGGCGGGCCACCACGGGGGCAAGGGCTCCGACTGCCACAAGGCCGCCGTGGTGGGCGACACGGTGGGCGACCCCTTTAAGGACACCTCCGGTCCTTCCCTCAACATCCTCATCAAGCTGGTGTCCACGGTATCCATCGTGTTCTCCGGCCTGGTGGTAGCCTTTCACATTTTGTAA
- a CDS encoding response regulator transcription factor gives MAEKILLVEDEEKLARMVEMELRYEGYEVTKAFDGRSGLEQALSGKYDLVLLDIMLPQLSGMEVLRRLRRESDLPVIMLTARDSVIDKVSGLDSGADDYITKPFAIEELLARIRAALRKRAVHTGSILTAGELAMDVERHQVSVRGQSVELTKKEFDLLHQLLENKGRVLTREALLDSVWGFDFVGETNSVDVYIRFLRSKIDEAFGIKLIHTVRGVGYVIRES, from the coding sequence ATGGCAGAGAAGATCCTTCTGGTGGAGGACGAGGAGAAGCTGGCCCGGATGGTGGAGATGGAACTGCGCTACGAGGGCTACGAGGTAACCAAGGCCTTTGACGGGCGCAGCGGGCTGGAGCAGGCTCTGAGCGGCAAGTACGATCTGGTGCTGCTGGACATTATGCTGCCCCAGCTTTCCGGGATGGAGGTGCTGCGCCGCCTGCGCCGGGAGAGCGACCTGCCCGTTATCATGCTCACCGCCCGGGACAGCGTCATCGACAAGGTGTCCGGTCTGGATTCCGGAGCGGACGACTATATCACCAAGCCCTTTGCCATCGAGGAGCTGCTGGCCCGGATCCGGGCCGCTCTGCGCAAACGGGCTGTCCACACCGGCAGCATCCTCACTGCCGGAGAGCTGGCTATGGATGTGGAACGCCACCAGGTAAGCGTCCGGGGACAGAGTGTGGAGCTGACCAAGAAGGAATTTGATCTTCTGCACCAGCTGCTGGAAAACAAGGGCCGGGTACTCACCCGGGAGGCCCTGCTGGACAGCGTATGGGGCTTTGACTTTGTGGGAGAGACCAACTCAGTGGATGTGTACATCCGCTTTCTCCGCAGCAAGATCGACGAGGCCTTCGGCATCAAGCTCATCCACACCGTGCGCGGCGTGGGCTATGTGATCCGGGAGTCCTGA
- a CDS encoding 4'-phosphopantetheinyl transferase superfamily protein: MILLGINDLARREQARELLAWGAERYWGLSPLPQIAAGERGKPWFPACPQRHFNLSHSGKLALCALADGEVGVDVQEMRAAWRPSLVERTCRPEERAWLASLGDRGEDFAQLWALKESAGKQTGYGLSYPPSRQAVPVPPLGEPYDPGQIYTLGEIQFRVYLGENWRGAACGLEVPPQEIQWVSGLGKEISPLQGDENLL; encoded by the coding sequence ATGATACTTTTGGGGATCAACGATCTGGCCCGGCGGGAGCAGGCCAGAGAACTGCTGGCCTGGGGAGCGGAGCGGTACTGGGGGCTGTCTCCCTTGCCGCAGATCGCGGCGGGGGAGCGGGGGAAGCCCTGGTTTCCCGCCTGTCCCCAGCGCCACTTTAACCTGAGCCACAGCGGAAAGCTGGCACTGTGTGCCTTGGCCGATGGGGAGGTGGGAGTGGATGTCCAGGAGATGCGGGCCGCCTGGCGGCCTTCTTTGGTGGAGCGTACCTGTCGTCCGGAAGAGCGGGCCTGGCTGGCCAGCCTGGGAGACCGGGGAGAGGACTTTGCCCAGCTCTGGGCGCTGAAGGAGAGCGCAGGCAAGCAGACAGGCTACGGTCTGTCCTACCCGCCCAGCCGTCAGGCGGTGCCTGTGCCCCCGCTGGGGGAGCCCTATGATCCCGGGCAGATCTACACCCTGGGAGAGATCCAATTTCGTGTCTATCTGGGAGAAAATTGGCGGGGAGCGGCCTGCGGTCTGGAGGTTCCCCCCCAGGAAATCCAGTGGGTAAGCGGCCTGGGAAAGGAAATTAGCCCTTTACAAGGAGATGAGAATCTGCTATAA
- a CDS encoding L-serine ammonia-lyase, iron-sulfur-dependent, subunit alpha, whose amino-acid sequence MDQALYENHLTILRSELSMALGCTEPIAIAYAAAKARQLLGEMPEHCTVHCSGNIVKNVMGVTVPNSGGLRGIDVAATLGIVGGNPELELAVLEGITDEHRAKVRELLKGDFCSCKLIENVATLYIVVELTAGEHSALVEIQNTHKNITRMQKDGVDCPGVTVTKEEKIQQSGDRSLLTVKNILEFADEVKLSEVEPILTPQIECNMAICREGLEHSYGAEVGRVLLEGYTDPPVHIRARAYAAAGSDARMNGCPMPVVINSGSGNQGITVSVPVIIYAQEHSVPREKLLRALVAANLISIHQKSYIGSLSAYCGVVSAACGAACGICYLLDYPYEVLCDTITNTIATVGGMVCDGAKSSCAAKIATAVETALLGMKMGLHNRTFQPGEGLVNEDVEETISNIGRMGRVGMKSTDNEILNIMLGN is encoded by the coding sequence TGGGTGCACCGAACCCATTGCGATCGCCTACGCCGCCGCCAAGGCCCGCCAGCTGCTGGGAGAGATGCCCGAGCACTGCACCGTCCATTGCAGCGGCAATATTGTCAAAAACGTTATGGGCGTCACTGTCCCCAACTCCGGTGGACTGCGTGGCATTGACGTGGCCGCCACTCTAGGTATTGTGGGCGGCAACCCGGAACTGGAGCTGGCCGTGCTGGAGGGTATCACCGACGAGCACCGCGCCAAGGTGCGTGAGCTGCTGAAGGGCGACTTCTGCTCCTGCAAGCTCATCGAAAATGTGGCTACCCTGTACATCGTGGTGGAGCTTACCGCCGGAGAGCACTCCGCCCTGGTAGAGATCCAGAATACCCACAAAAATATTACCCGGATGCAGAAGGACGGGGTGGACTGCCCCGGCGTCACCGTCACCAAGGAGGAGAAAATCCAGCAGAGCGGCGACCGCAGCCTGCTGACGGTGAAAAATATCCTGGAGTTTGCCGACGAGGTGAAGCTCTCTGAGGTGGAGCCCATCCTCACCCCCCAGATCGAGTGCAACATGGCCATCTGCCGGGAGGGTCTGGAGCACTCCTACGGCGCCGAGGTGGGCCGTGTCCTGCTGGAGGGCTACACCGATCCTCCCGTCCACATCCGCGCCCGCGCCTATGCCGCCGCCGGCTCTGACGCCCGGATGAACGGCTGCCCCATGCCGGTGGTCATCAACTCGGGCAGCGGCAACCAGGGCATCACGGTCAGTGTGCCGGTGATCATCTACGCCCAGGAGCACAGCGTCCCCCGGGAGAAGCTGCTGCGGGCGCTGGTGGCCGCCAACCTCATCTCCATCCACCAGAAGAGCTATATCGGCAGCCTGTCCGCCTACTGCGGCGTGGTCAGCGCCGCCTGCGGAGCCGCCTGCGGCATCTGCTACCTGCTGGACTACCCCTATGAGGTGCTGTGCGACACCATCACCAACACCATTGCCACCGTGGGCGGCATGGTGTGCGACGGAGCCAAGTCCTCCTGTGCCGCCAAAATCGCCACCGCCGTGGAGACCGCCCTGCTGGGCATGAAGATGGGCCTGCACAACCGCACCTTCCAGCCCGGCGAGGGTCTGGTCAACGAGGACGTGGAGGAGACCATCAGCAACATCGGCCGTATGGGCCGGGTGGGCATGAAGTCCACCGACAATGAGATTTTGAACATCATGCTGGGCAACTGA
- a CDS encoding TrkH family potassium uptake protein produces MNIKLVFKLLGRILSMEAAVLVLPMAVALLYHESPMPFVWSILVILCISLPLSFLPAERHFHVREGFVSVGLLWLLTGVVGGLPFYFSGYFNSFIDCVFEASSGFTTTGATILTNIEALPYGILFWRAFTHWLGGMGVLVLVTAIVPSLGVRPHYLTQAETPGPVFSKLVPKQSQTSKILYQMYFALTLAEVILLKICGLPLYDALIHSFSTAGTGGFSNRNLSVGAYGNPTAEIIIAIFALLFSLNFGLYFLLLQRRFKEALKSDEARFFLLLVAGSTALITINIMPIYENVWDSLRYAFFQVASIISTTGFATADFVLWPHFSQMILVILMFCGACAGSTGGGIKCSRVVMLLRSIRRELHRIAHPRSVEVVRLDGKPVDESTLHSVLVFIGFYILIILTAALVVSLDNVPFDVSFSAALTCVSNVGPGLATIGPSGNFAAFSPLSKVVLSLCMIIGRLEIFPILVLFSRHTWRRN; encoded by the coding sequence ATGAACATTAAGCTGGTTTTTAAGCTGCTGGGCCGGATTTTGTCCATGGAGGCCGCCGTGCTGGTACTGCCCATGGCGGTGGCTCTGCTCTACCACGAAAGCCCCATGCCCTTTGTCTGGAGCATTCTGGTCATTTTGTGCATCAGCCTTCCCCTGTCCTTCCTGCCCGCAGAGCGGCACTTCCACGTGCGGGAGGGCTTTGTATCGGTGGGACTGCTGTGGCTGCTCACCGGCGTGGTAGGCGGACTTCCCTTCTATTTTTCCGGCTATTTCAACTCCTTTATCGACTGCGTGTTTGAGGCCTCTTCCGGCTTCACCACCACCGGAGCTACCATTCTCACCAACATTGAGGCCCTGCCCTACGGCATCCTCTTCTGGCGCGCCTTCACCCACTGGCTGGGCGGCATGGGCGTGCTGGTGCTGGTCACCGCCATCGTCCCCTCCCTGGGGGTGCGTCCCCACTATCTCACCCAGGCGGAGACCCCCGGTCCGGTCTTTTCCAAGCTGGTGCCCAAGCAGTCCCAGACCTCCAAGATCCTCTATCAGATGTATTTCGCCCTCACGCTGGCAGAGGTCATTTTGCTGAAGATCTGCGGTCTGCCTCTGTATGACGCCCTCATTCACTCCTTTTCCACTGCCGGTACCGGCGGCTTCTCCAACCGCAATCTCAGTGTGGGCGCCTACGGCAATCCCACTGCCGAAATCATCATCGCCATCTTCGCCCTGCTCTTCTCCCTGAACTTTGGCCTGTATTTCCTTCTGCTTCAGCGCCGGTTCAAGGAGGCGCTCAAGAGCGATGAGGCCCGGTTCTTCCTGCTGCTGGTGGCAGGTTCCACTGCGCTGATCACCATCAATATCATGCCCATCTATGAGAACGTGTGGGACAGCCTGCGCTACGCCTTCTTCCAGGTGGCGTCCATCATCTCCACCACTGGCTTTGCCACGGCGGACTTTGTGCTCTGGCCCCACTTCTCCCAGATGATTCTGGTGATCCTCATGTTCTGCGGCGCCTGCGCCGGCTCTACCGGCGGCGGCATCAAGTGCTCCCGGGTGGTCATGCTGCTGCGCTCCATCCGCCGGGAGCTGCACCGCATTGCCCATCCCCGCTCGGTGGAAGTGGTGCGTCTGGACGGAAAGCCGGTGGATGAGAGCACTCTGCACTCCGTGCTGGTGTTTATCGGCTTTTATATCCTGATCATCCTCACTGCCGCTTTGGTGGTCTCTCTGGATAACGTCCCCTTTGACGTCTCCTTCTCTGCCGCCCTCACCTGCGTAAGCAACGTAGGTCCCGGTTTGGCAACCATCGGCCCCTCCGGCAATTTTGCCGCCTTCTCCCCGCTGAGCAAGGTGGTCCTCTCCCTGTGCATGATCATCGGCCGGTTGGAGATCTTCCCCATCCTGGTTCTGTTCAGCCGCCACACCTGGCGCCGCAATTAG